Proteins from a genomic interval of Bradyrhizobium sp. CCBAU 53340:
- a CDS encoding prenyltransferase: protein MLNGPSPVLSSDEIAAIVRDAVAEGQAGRQQAASQKIQPLRMAQRHQTEAAKALSWIVGERSLAREEAADVISEIADAYDHDTAILSELGLCLEAVRDIDDLNAAAPAHPIFRTMVEKLDRLAGPYEGKAEQEEILRGLATAARMMARQRDTIAEGSLRKLTEINPRKSAYHYNLGLFYKTRGRFAEGVTANRAAVGLSQEVIDSYEWNLGICATGAGNAETALDVWKRMGQKIELGRFGLPEGEYFGCKVRLAERPLAERAADLDDPGDEETVWIERLSPCHGIVRSVLYRKLGVDYGDVILMDGAPITYHTYGEQQIPVFPHLATLLRRNYRFFDFAGTQQTARQLADMSEELEGDSVIYSHSESMKIMCANCWRNPDINHADHEKMEKHVVTGRIAASPDIAPARLLDLIDQGIAKRENCQLYAPDLCAAAGQLARERTDRRRFALLTDN from the coding sequence ATGTTGAACGGCCCCAGCCCGGTTCTCTCTTCCGACGAGATCGCCGCGATTGTACGAGACGCCGTCGCAGAGGGACAGGCGGGCCGCCAGCAGGCGGCATCGCAGAAAATACAACCGCTTCGAATGGCCCAGCGGCACCAGACCGAGGCGGCCAAGGCGCTATCATGGATTGTCGGCGAACGAAGCCTCGCAAGGGAAGAGGCCGCAGACGTGATTTCAGAGATAGCCGACGCTTACGATCACGATACGGCTATTCTGTCGGAACTCGGCTTATGCCTCGAAGCCGTCCGCGACATCGATGATCTGAACGCCGCGGCGCCGGCACATCCAATATTTCGGACGATGGTCGAAAAGCTGGACCGTTTGGCGGGACCCTACGAAGGGAAGGCGGAGCAGGAAGAGATATTGCGCGGGCTGGCAACGGCGGCGCGCATGATGGCACGCCAGCGGGATACGATCGCCGAGGGTAGTCTCCGGAAGCTCACCGAGATCAATCCGCGCAAGAGCGCGTACCATTACAATCTGGGGCTCTTCTACAAGACGCGCGGCAGATTTGCCGAAGGCGTAACGGCCAATCGTGCTGCCGTAGGTCTCTCGCAGGAGGTTATCGACAGCTACGAATGGAACCTTGGAATCTGCGCCACCGGCGCCGGCAACGCCGAGACGGCTTTGGACGTGTGGAAGCGGATGGGACAGAAAATCGAGCTTGGGCGGTTTGGATTGCCGGAGGGCGAATATTTTGGCTGCAAGGTGAGGCTCGCCGAACGCCCCCTTGCCGAGCGGGCGGCAGACCTTGATGACCCGGGCGATGAGGAGACGGTATGGATCGAACGGCTAAGTCCGTGCCATGGCATTGTCCGCAGCGTGCTCTATCGCAAACTCGGCGTCGACTACGGCGACGTGATCCTCATGGATGGCGCTCCCATTACCTATCACACCTATGGTGAGCAGCAGATACCCGTCTTCCCCCATCTGGCAACGCTTCTGCGCCGAAACTACCGGTTTTTCGATTTCGCGGGCACGCAGCAGACGGCACGGCAATTGGCCGACATGAGCGAAGAGCTGGAAGGCGATAGCGTCATCTATTCCCACTCGGAGAGCATGAAGATCATGTGCGCAAATTGCTGGCGCAATCCCGACATCAATCACGCCGATCACGAGAAAATGGAAAAGCACGTCGTCACCGGACGCATCGCCGCTTCGCCTGACATTGCGCCTGCACGACTCCTGGATCTGATCGACCAGGGAATCGCGAAGCGAGAAAATTGCCAGCTCTATGCGCCCGACCTTTGCGCGGCGGCTGGACAGCTGGCGCGCGAGCGGACCGACCGGCGTCGGTTTGCTCTGCTTACCGACAACTAG
- the radC gene encoding DNA repair protein RadC yields MPAKPDADNSKADDTPHYLGHRERLRERFYSAGADALSDYELLEMALFPALPRRDTKPLAKTLIKAFGSFAEVVHAPVARLREIDGVGEAAINQLKLIAAAAHRVAKGEVNSRNALSSWNEVIAYCRTSMAFADKEQFRLLFLDKRNQLIADEVQQTGTVDHTPVYPREVIKRALELSATALILVHNHPSGDPSPSQADIQMTKAIIDIAKPLGIAVHDHIIVGKNGHASLRGMRLI; encoded by the coding sequence ATGCCCGCCAAGCCTGATGCCGACAACAGCAAGGCCGACGACACGCCGCATTATCTCGGCCATCGCGAGCGGCTGCGCGAGCGCTTCTACAGCGCCGGCGCGGACGCGCTCAGCGATTACGAGCTCTTGGAGATGGCGCTGTTTCCGGCGCTGCCGCGGCGCGACACCAAGCCGCTGGCGAAGACGCTGATCAAAGCCTTCGGCTCGTTCGCCGAGGTCGTCCACGCGCCGGTGGCGCGCCTACGCGAGATCGACGGTGTCGGCGAGGCCGCGATCAACCAGCTCAAGCTGATTGCGGCCGCCGCGCACCGCGTCGCCAAGGGCGAGGTCAACAGCCGCAACGCGCTGTCGTCCTGGAACGAGGTGATCGCCTATTGCCGCACCAGCATGGCCTTCGCCGACAAGGAGCAGTTCCGCCTGCTGTTCCTCGACAAGCGCAACCAGCTCATCGCCGACGAGGTGCAGCAGACCGGCACCGTCGACCACACACCGGTCTATCCGCGCGAGGTGATCAAGCGCGCGCTGGAGCTGTCAGCGACCGCGCTGATCCTGGTGCACAACCACCCCTCAGGCGATCCCTCGCCTTCGCAGGCCGACATCCAGATGACGAAAGCGATCATCGACATCGCCAAGCCGCTGGGGATTGCCGTGCACGACCACATCATTGTCGGCAAGAACGGGCATGCGAGCCTGCGCGGCATGCGGCTGATATAG
- a CDS encoding DMT family transporter, which yields MSAQAEQGILERTTPVREIALLLLLSLIWGSSFTLIKVAISSVPPFTMVAMRVTLAAGLLLFIANAQGYSLPRQGSVWAAFFVQGLLQCALPFTLISWGEAHITSGLAGVLNATPPMFVLAIALVTGRGRQAISGRKIAGVGLGLAGVAVTVGIDALSGIGTAAPLAQAAVLGASLCYAIAPIWGQRFVKLPAIVTAAGAMSCAAILMLPAAAILERPWRLALPPAEAIAAVVALAIVCTALAMAIYFRLIRTLGPLGTTSGSYLRAGFAVMLGTTLLGERFTWSILAAMALIIAGVIAVTLPPPVRREPKPQR from the coding sequence ATGAGCGCACAGGCCGAGCAGGGAATATTGGAGCGGACCACCCCAGTCCGCGAGATTGCTCTCTTGCTGCTGCTGTCGCTGATCTGGGGCAGCTCGTTCACGCTGATCAAGGTGGCAATTTCCTCGGTTCCGCCATTTACGATGGTGGCGATGCGCGTGACGCTCGCGGCAGGTCTCCTCCTCTTCATCGCGAATGCCCAGGGATATTCCCTTCCGCGCCAGGGATCGGTCTGGGCCGCCTTCTTCGTGCAAGGGCTGCTGCAATGCGCGCTGCCATTCACCCTGATCAGTTGGGGCGAAGCCCATATCACCAGCGGCCTTGCCGGCGTGCTCAATGCGACACCACCGATGTTCGTGCTCGCGATCGCCCTGGTGACCGGGCGCGGACGACAGGCCATCAGCGGCCGGAAGATCGCCGGCGTCGGTCTCGGCCTCGCAGGGGTTGCCGTGACCGTCGGTATCGATGCGCTGTCCGGCATCGGCACGGCCGCGCCGCTGGCGCAGGCGGCCGTGCTCGGCGCGAGCCTTTGTTACGCAATCGCGCCGATATGGGGACAACGCTTCGTCAAGCTCCCTGCAATCGTCACGGCCGCAGGCGCGATGAGCTGCGCCGCAATCCTGATGCTGCCTGCGGCCGCTATCCTCGAGCGACCATGGCGGCTGGCGCTGCCACCGGCGGAGGCGATCGCGGCTGTCGTTGCGCTCGCGATCGTCTGCACCGCGCTCGCGATGGCGATCTATTTCCGGCTGATCCGTACACTCGGGCCACTCGGCACCACCAGCGGGAGTTATCTGCGGGCGGGATTCGCGGTGATGCTCGGCACCACCCTGCTCGGCGAGCGCTTTACCTGGTCGATTCTGGCCGCGATGGCGCTCATCATCGCTGGCGTGATTGCGGTCACGCTGCCACCGCCGGTGCGACGCGAACCGAAACCACAGCGCTGA
- a CDS encoding potassium/proton antiporter yields the protein MASLDSFSIAILLGAVLVMAGILSSLLALRFGAPLLLVFLAIGMLAGDAGPGQLQFNDVGTTYLVGSVALALILFDGGLKTRFASIRTVLAPSLMLATVGVLLTALITAPFAKFALDLNWTESLLVGAVVASTDAAAVFLLVHTQGLRLRPRVGATLEAESGTNDPFAIFLTLMLVEYISLGSSTPGHVVMEFVQEAVLGAVVGVIGGRLVVIGLNKVALPQGLHAPFVTTAALVIFGGSQIMHASGFLAVYLAGIIIGNRPTRAHNSVVAFLDAATWLAQIVMFVLLGLLVSPSRLGSSVLPAIAVAFVLMLVARPIAVFVCLAPFRFNWREKIFIAWTGLRGAVAIFLASIPMLVGLSKAYLYFDVAFVVVIISLLLQGWTLAPAARKLHVALPRAERGPRRVELDLPGQLEQQLVGYPVRPKSLYFRRGLIPSWSKPTLVIRNEHILTPVEAEPVAPGDYIYLLAPPEKAEALDRFFVDMQPSTAPDPHLLGDFMVSGEHTLAELAEIYGVRVSEDEGKLTLADYFDVHLDRAPKEGAELALDTIVLVARSISGGRVNVVGLRLPEDDETPAPLTRRQALRKKLAEIWTSVAGV from the coding sequence ATGGCCTCCCTCGACTCCTTCAGCATCGCCATTCTGCTCGGCGCCGTCCTGGTGATGGCCGGTATCCTGTCGAGCCTGCTCGCGTTGCGCTTCGGGGCGCCGTTGCTGCTGGTCTTCCTTGCGATCGGTATGCTGGCGGGTGATGCAGGTCCCGGCCAGCTGCAGTTCAACGACGTCGGCACCACCTATCTGGTCGGCTCGGTGGCGCTCGCGCTGATCCTGTTCGACGGCGGGCTGAAGACGCGCTTTGCCAGCATCCGCACCGTGCTCGCGCCCTCATTGATGCTGGCGACCGTCGGCGTGCTCTTGACGGCGCTGATCACGGCGCCATTCGCGAAATTCGCGCTCGACCTCAACTGGACGGAGTCGCTTTTGGTCGGGGCGGTGGTCGCCTCGACCGACGCGGCTGCCGTGTTCCTCTTGGTGCACACCCAGGGCCTGCGCCTGCGCCCGCGCGTCGGTGCGACGCTGGAAGCGGAATCCGGCACCAACGATCCCTTCGCGATCTTCCTGACCCTGATGCTGGTCGAATACATCTCGCTGGGCTCCAGCACGCCAGGCCATGTGGTGATGGAGTTCGTCCAGGAGGCGGTGCTGGGCGCCGTCGTCGGCGTGATCGGCGGACGCCTCGTCGTCATCGGACTCAACAAGGTCGCGCTGCCGCAAGGCCTGCACGCGCCGTTCGTCACCACGGCCGCGCTCGTGATCTTCGGTGGCTCGCAGATCATGCATGCGTCCGGCTTCCTCGCCGTCTATCTCGCCGGCATCATCATCGGCAACCGGCCGACGCGCGCGCATAATTCGGTGGTGGCGTTCCTGGACGCCGCGACCTGGCTGGCGCAGATCGTGATGTTCGTGCTGCTGGGCCTGTTGGTGTCGCCGAGCCGGCTCGGCTCCAGCGTGCTGCCGGCGATCGCAGTCGCCTTCGTCCTGATGCTGGTGGCCCGGCCGATCGCCGTATTCGTGTGCCTCGCCCCATTCCGCTTCAACTGGCGCGAAAAGATATTCATCGCCTGGACCGGCCTGCGCGGCGCCGTCGCGATCTTCCTGGCGTCGATCCCGATGCTGGTCGGCCTGTCGAAGGCCTATCTCTATTTCGACGTCGCCTTCGTCGTGGTCATCATTTCGCTGCTGCTGCAAGGCTGGACGCTGGCGCCCGCTGCGCGCAAGCTGCACGTGGCGCTGCCGCGCGCCGAGCGCGGCCCGCGCCGGGTCGAGCTGGATCTGCCCGGCCAGCTCGAACAGCAGCTGGTCGGCTATCCGGTCCGGCCGAAGAGCCTCTATTTCCGCCGCGGCCTGATTCCGTCCTGGTCCAAGCCGACGCTGGTGATCCGCAACGAGCACATCCTGACGCCTGTGGAAGCCGAGCCGGTCGCGCCCGGCGACTATATCTACCTGCTGGCGCCGCCTGAGAAGGCCGAGGCGCTCGACCGCTTCTTCGTCGACATGCAGCCGAGCACGGCGCCGGATCCGCACCTGCTCGGCGACTTCATGGTCTCAGGCGAGCACACGCTCGCCGAGCTCGCCGAGATCTACGGCGTGAGGGTGAGCGAGGACGAGGGCAAGCTGACGCTCGCCGATTATTTCGACGTCCATCTCGACCGCGCGCCGAAGGAAGGCGCCGAGCTCGCGCTTGATACGATCGTGCTCGTCGCGCGCAGCATTTCCGGCGGCCGCGTCAACGTCGTCGGCCTGCGTCTGCCGGAAGACGACGAAACGCCTGCGCCGCTGACGCGGCGGCAGGCGCTGCGGAAGAAGCTCGCGGAGATATGGACCTCGGTGGCGGGAGTTTAG
- a CDS encoding mechanosensitive ion channel family protein: protein MDMDLKDIMEFVQTTARSVGAEIASPWFYLQFGLILTAAGIAYAAEATIRNRVDMTSVAMRWPLPLRHFARVMVASGSTAVFTLLVIVFRLVMYHATWPSRSYLLMVAAKLGLAWLAIRLLTSVLRNAFFVRLVSVAAWFVAALSILGQLEATVDLLDSYAIVLGGLRLTPLLVLKAGALLIFALWLTNIASNFAESKINSTTDLTPSVQVLLIKIIRIGLLAVAIVIALGTVGIDLSALAVFSGAVGVGIGIGLQKIVANFISGIILLADKSVKPGDLVTIGDNTGRISAMKTRYISVAAGDGREFLVPNEDLVTQKVVNWTYTDKNTLVKIPFGTNYDADPKLVCKLAIDTAATHPRAQKAKPPNCILTEFAEAGMKFSLTFWLADPDGMDNVKSDVMLALWDAFKREGIRVPYPVREIRIRGGALPVETTVEVPN, encoded by the coding sequence ATGGACATGGACCTCAAAGACATCATGGAGTTCGTGCAGACCACCGCGCGCAGCGTCGGGGCGGAAATCGCCTCGCCCTGGTTCTACCTGCAATTCGGCCTCATCCTGACGGCGGCCGGGATCGCCTATGCCGCGGAGGCCACAATTCGCAACCGCGTCGACATGACGTCGGTCGCGATGCGCTGGCCGCTGCCGCTTCGGCACTTCGCCCGGGTGATGGTCGCCAGCGGCTCGACGGCGGTCTTCACCCTGCTCGTGATCGTCTTCCGCCTGGTGATGTATCACGCGACCTGGCCGAGCCGCAGCTATCTCTTGATGGTCGCCGCCAAGCTCGGCCTCGCCTGGCTCGCGATCCGGCTGCTGACCTCGGTGCTGCGCAATGCCTTCTTCGTCAGGCTGGTGTCGGTTGCGGCCTGGTTCGTCGCTGCGCTGTCCATTCTCGGCCAGCTCGAGGCCACGGTCGATTTGCTCGATTCCTACGCCATCGTGCTCGGCGGCCTCCGGCTGACGCCGCTTTTGGTGCTGAAGGCCGGCGCGCTGCTGATCTTCGCGCTCTGGCTCACCAACATCGCCAGCAATTTCGCCGAGAGCAAGATCAATTCGACCACCGATCTGACGCCGTCGGTCCAGGTGCTGCTGATCAAGATCATCCGCATCGGGCTCCTTGCCGTCGCAATTGTCATTGCGCTCGGCACTGTCGGCATCGATCTGTCCGCGCTTGCGGTGTTCTCCGGCGCGGTCGGCGTCGGTATCGGTATCGGCCTGCAGAAGATCGTCGCCAATTTCATCTCCGGCATCATCCTGCTCGCCGACAAATCGGTGAAGCCCGGCGACCTCGTCACCATCGGCGACAACACCGGCCGCATCAGCGCGATGAAGACGCGCTATATTTCGGTCGCCGCCGGCGACGGCCGCGAATTCCTGGTGCCGAACGAGGATCTGGTGACGCAGAAGGTCGTCAACTGGACCTATACCGACAAGAACACGCTGGTGAAGATTCCCTTCGGCACCAATTACGACGCCGACCCAAAGCTGGTCTGCAAGCTCGCGATCGACACCGCAGCCACCCATCCGCGAGCCCAGAAGGCCAAGCCGCCGAACTGCATCCTGACCGAGTTCGCCGAAGCCGGCATGAAGTTCTCGCTGACCTTCTGGCTTGCGGACCCCGACGGCATGGACAACGTCAAGAGCGACGTGATGCTGGCGCTGTGGGACGCTTTCAAGCGCGAGGGCATCCGGGTTCCCTATCCCGTCCGCGAAATCCGCATCCGCGGCGGTGCGCTGCCGGTCGAAACCACCGTAGAAGTCCCGAATTGA
- a CDS encoding PepSY domain-containing protein codes for MRKLILPAIVAIGLGAAAPALAYDTGDQISMQAAIDVATDIGVMTISHTEFAGDEWQIEGRDSRGRWMEVDVDARTGDVRNVDRGW; via the coding sequence ATGCGCAAACTCATCCTGCCCGCCATCGTCGCGATCGGCCTCGGAGCCGCGGCGCCGGCGCTGGCCTATGACACGGGCGACCAGATCTCGATGCAGGCCGCGATCGATGTCGCCACCGATATCGGCGTCATGACCATTTCGCACACCGAGTTCGCCGGCGACGAATGGCAGATCGAGGGCCGCGACAGTCGTGGCCGCTGGATGGAGGTCGACGTCGACGCCCGCACCGGCGACGTGCGCAACGTCGATCGCGGCTGGTAG
- the map gene encoding type I methionyl aminopeptidase gives MSYVEATDTSLRKTGQIKLHGPAAFAGMRKAGALVAKCLDELTDIVGPGVPTDRIDEFVRNFAFSHGAYPATLMYRGYRYSTCTSLNHVVCHGMPGDRPLKEGDIVNIDVTFIVDGWYGDSSRMYAIGPIARKAERLIEVTYEAMMRGIAAVKPGATTGDIGHAIQSFVEPQGMSVVRDFCGHGLGRMFHDEPNIIHIGRPGEGVQLKPGMFFTIEPMINLGKPHVKILSDGWTAVTRDRSLSAQFEHSVGVTATGVEIFTLSERHGEKQIG, from the coding sequence ATGAGCTACGTCGAAGCCACCGATACCTCCCTGCGCAAGACCGGACAGATCAAGCTGCATGGGCCGGCCGCCTTTGCCGGCATGCGCAAGGCGGGTGCTTTGGTCGCAAAGTGCCTCGACGAGCTCACCGACATCGTCGGCCCCGGCGTGCCGACCGACCGCATCGACGAATTCGTCCGCAACTTCGCCTTCAGCCATGGCGCCTATCCGGCGACGCTGATGTATCGCGGCTATCGCTACTCGACCTGCACCTCGCTCAACCACGTGGTCTGCCACGGCATGCCGGGCGACCGGCCGCTGAAGGAAGGCGACATCGTCAACATCGACGTGACCTTCATCGTCGACGGCTGGTACGGCGATTCCAGCCGGATGTATGCGATCGGCCCGATCGCGCGCAAGGCCGAGCGGCTGATCGAGGTGACCTATGAAGCGATGATGCGCGGCATCGCCGCGGTGAAGCCCGGCGCCACCACCGGCGACATCGGCCACGCCATCCAGAGCTTCGTCGAGCCGCAGGGCATGAGCGTGGTGCGCGATTTCTGCGGCCATGGCCTCGGGCGCATGTTCCACGACGAGCCGAACATCATCCATATCGGCCGGCCCGGCGAAGGCGTGCAGCTCAAGCCCGGCATGTTCTTCACCATCGAGCCGATGATCAATCTCGGCAAGCCGCATGTGAAGATCCTGTCCGATGGCTGGACCGCGGTGACCCGCGACCGCTCGCTGTCGGCACAGTTCGAGCACTCGGTCGGCGTGACTGCGACGGGTGTCGAGATCTTCACGCTGTCGGAGCGGCACGGCGAGAAGCAGATCGGGTGA
- the modB gene encoding molybdate ABC transporter permease subunit, whose translation MLDISPAEWTAILLSLRVAVVATLVATPFGVALAWLLARKDFWGKSVLDAVVHLPLVLPPVVTGYLLLLTFGRRGLVGGFLADHLGIVFAFRWTGAALACGVMSFPLLVRPMRLSIEAIDRKLEQAAETLGAAPFKVFFTVTLPLALPGVLAGMVLGFAKAIGEFGATITFVSNIPGETQTISSAIYSLIQTPDGDAAAERLVIVSIVLALGALIAAEWFARRATARLHGN comes from the coding sequence GTGCTCGACATCTCTCCTGCCGAATGGACGGCGATCCTGCTCTCGCTCAGGGTCGCCGTCGTCGCGACGCTGGTGGCAACGCCGTTCGGCGTTGCGCTGGCGTGGCTGCTTGCCCGCAAGGATTTTTGGGGCAAGTCGGTGCTCGACGCCGTCGTGCACCTGCCGCTGGTGCTGCCGCCCGTTGTCACCGGCTATCTCCTGCTCCTCACCTTCGGCCGACGCGGCCTGGTCGGTGGCTTCCTCGCCGATCATCTCGGCATTGTGTTTGCCTTCCGCTGGACCGGAGCCGCGCTCGCCTGCGGCGTGATGTCGTTTCCGCTGCTGGTGCGGCCGATGCGGCTGTCGATCGAGGCAATCGACCGTAAGCTCGAGCAGGCCGCCGAGACGCTTGGCGCCGCGCCGTTCAAAGTGTTCTTCACGGTGACGCTGCCGCTGGCGCTGCCCGGCGTGCTCGCCGGCATGGTGCTCGGCTTTGCCAAGGCGATCGGCGAGTTCGGCGCCACCATCACCTTCGTCTCCAACATTCCCGGCGAGACCCAGACGATCTCCTCCGCGATCTATTCGCTGATCCAGACGCCTGATGGCGACGCCGCCGCGGAGCGGCTCGTGATCGTCTCGATCGTGCTCGCGCTCGGCGCACTCATCGCCGCCGAATGGTTCGCCCGCCGCGCCACAGCGCGACTGCACGGGAACTGA
- a CDS encoding bifunctional transcriptional activator/DNA repair enzyme AdaA — MTTAPAQRQMLPPHLDWETCDRARLARARAFDGLFFSGVRSTRIYCRPVCPVRPARSENVTFYPTAAAAERAGFRPCLRCRPETAPGSPAWLGTATTVARGMRLIEGGFLDRATMAELAEALGIGPRHLLRLFLRHAGASPSEIAATRRVQEAKRLIDQTDMTLAEIAFAAGFGSVRRFNDAFAATYKRPPSSFRRRR; from the coding sequence ATGACGACGGCCCCGGCGCAACGGCAAATGCTGCCACCGCATCTCGACTGGGAGACCTGCGACCGGGCGCGGCTGGCACGGGCCCGCGCGTTCGATGGCCTGTTCTTCTCTGGCGTTCGGTCGACGCGGATTTATTGCCGCCCGGTCTGTCCGGTTCGTCCCGCGCGCTCGGAGAACGTCACCTTCTACCCGACGGCCGCCGCCGCCGAGCGCGCCGGCTTTCGCCCATGCCTGCGCTGCCGGCCGGAAACCGCGCCGGGCTCGCCGGCCTGGCTGGGCACGGCCACCACCGTGGCGCGCGGGATGCGGCTGATCGAGGGCGGCTTTCTGGATCGAGCCACCATGGCAGAGCTCGCCGAGGCTCTTGGCATCGGGCCGCGCCACCTGCTGCGCCTGTTCCTGCGCCATGCCGGCGCCAGTCCGAGCGAGATTGCTGCGACCCGGCGCGTGCAGGAAGCCAAGCGCCTGATCGACCAGACCGACATGACCCTCGCGGAAATCGCCTTCGCCGCCGGCTTTGGCAGCGTGCGCCGTTTCAACGACGCATTTGCCGCGACCTACAAGCGGCCGCCGTCATCGTTCCGCCGGCGGCGATAG
- the modC gene encoding molybdenum ABC transporter ATP-binding protein has protein sequence MLRVDVEKQLGEFSLHATFASEGRVTGLFGASGAGKTSLINMIAGLLRPDRGTIVIDGETVDDTERGIHVPTWRRRIGYVFQDARLFPHLNVAQNLDYGRRMNRLARDAAQHKRVVELLDIGALLDRRPGKLSGGERQRVALGRALLSKPRLLLLDEPLGALDEARKLEILPYLVRLRDEANVPMVYVSHDVAELRQLATQIVMLRQGRVTSFGGVKVLT, from the coding sequence ATGCTGCGCGTCGACGTCGAAAAGCAGCTTGGCGAGTTTTCGCTGCACGCAACCTTCGCCAGCGAAGGCCGCGTCACCGGCCTGTTCGGCGCATCCGGCGCCGGCAAGACCTCACTGATCAACATGATCGCGGGCCTGCTGCGGCCCGACCGTGGCACCATCGTCATCGACGGCGAGACGGTCGACGACACAGAAAGAGGCATTCACGTGCCGACCTGGCGCCGCCGCATCGGCTATGTCTTCCAGGACGCGCGGCTGTTTCCGCATCTCAACGTCGCACAGAATCTCGACTATGGCAGGCGGATGAACCGCCTCGCGCGCGATGCGGCCCAGCACAAGCGCGTCGTCGAGCTGCTCGATATCGGCGCTCTGCTCGATCGCCGACCCGGAAAACTGTCCGGCGGCGAGCGCCAGCGGGTCGCGCTCGGCCGCGCGCTGCTGTCGAAGCCACGTTTGCTGCTGCTCGACGAGCCGCTCGGCGCGCTCGACGAGGCCCGCAAGCTCGAGATTTTGCCGTACCTGGTGCGGCTGCGCGACGAAGCCAATGTCCCCATGGTCTATGTCAGTCACGATGTCGCCGAGCTGCGCCAGCTCGCCACGCAGATCGTGATGCTGAGGCAGGGCCGCGTGACGTCGTTCGGCGGGGTGAAGGTGCTGACCTAG
- the modA gene encoding molybdate ABC transporter substrate-binding protein, which translates to MYRLAGLFTAFVMLAATSLSPVAAEDKTITVFAAASMKNALDEIDAAYTAKTGIKFSVSYAASSVLAKQIEQGAPADVFVSADTDWMDYALSKKTINEPSRVNLLGNSIVLIAPKDSKVDNVTIAQGFDLAKLAGDGRIATGDVKSVPVGKYAKAALEKLGAWQAAEPKFAMAESVRAALTLVARGEANLGIVYSTDAKVEPGVKIVGTFPADSHPAIIYPVAATTTAKPETNGYLAFLRTSAAKAILEKYGFKFLISPTT; encoded by the coding sequence ATGTATCGACTTGCCGGACTTTTCACCGCCTTCGTCATGCTCGCAGCCACGAGCCTGTCGCCGGTTGCCGCCGAGGACAAGACCATCACGGTCTTCGCCGCAGCGTCGATGAAGAACGCGCTCGACGAGATCGACGCCGCCTATACGGCCAAAACCGGCATCAAGTTCAGCGTCAGCTATGCCGCGAGCTCGGTTCTGGCAAAGCAGATCGAGCAAGGCGCGCCGGCCGACGTGTTCGTCTCCGCCGACACCGACTGGATGGACTACGCCCTCTCCAAGAAGACCATCAACGAGCCTTCCAGGGTCAACCTGCTCGGCAACAGCATCGTGCTGATCGCGCCGAAGGATTCCAAGGTCGACAACGTCACCATCGCGCAGGGCTTCGATCTCGCAAAACTCGCCGGCGACGGCAGGATCGCGACCGGCGATGTGAAGTCGGTGCCGGTTGGCAAATACGCCAAGGCCGCGCTCGAGAAGCTCGGGGCCTGGCAGGCTGCCGAGCCGAAATTCGCCATGGCCGAAAGCGTCCGCGCGGCGCTGACGCTGGTTGCGCGTGGTGAAGCCAACCTCGGCATCGTCTATTCCACCGACGCCAAGGTCGAGCCCGGCGTGAAGATCGTCGGTACCTTCCCCGCGGATTCGCATCCGGCGATCATCTATCCGGTGGCAGCGACGACGACCGCAAAGCCCGAGACCAACGGCTATCTCGCCTTCCTGCGCACTTCGGCCGCCAAAGCCATTCTGGAAAAATACGGCTTCAAATTCCTGATCAGCCCGACAACCTGA